One Polaribacter sp. SA4-12 genomic window carries:
- a CDS encoding cytochrome ubiquinol oxidase subunit I, translated as MEDMIFYDRLQFAFTITFHYIFPQLTMGLSLLIVYFKWKYLRNNDEKYNNAAKFFMKIFAVNFTMGVVTGIPMEFQFGTNWAKFSELTGGIIGQTLAMEGMFSFFLESSFLALFIFGEKLMGQKLHFLTGFLVFLGSWASGWFILATNAWMQHPVGYEILENGKFVLENFSALFSNPWLLPAFLHNQLASVVTSSFVVASIGAFYILRKKQVEYGQLFLKTGVIFGLVSSLLVAFPTGDWNAKNVAKFQPGAFAAMEGIFETEHAGAEIVLIGQPNMVEKKLDNKIAVPNILSFLTYQDWDKKIPGMDQFKKEELPDNIPALYYSYHIMVGLGTIFIGVMMLALFFLWRRKLYTLKPLLWVIMFLVPFPYIANLTGWYVAELGRQPYLVYGLLKTSDGISPTVSSGNTLFTLLGFVALYMLLGLLFLVLVGKTINEGPKHQKH; from the coding sequence ATGGAAGATATGATCTTTTACGATAGATTGCAATTTGCATTTACTATCACATTTCACTATATATTTCCCCAATTAACAATGGGTTTGTCATTATTGATTGTTTACTTTAAGTGGAAATATTTAAGAAATAATGATGAAAAATATAACAATGCTGCAAAGTTTTTTATGAAAATTTTTGCTGTTAATTTTACAATGGGAGTCGTTACAGGAATTCCGATGGAATTTCAATTTGGAACCAATTGGGCAAAATTTTCTGAATTAACAGGTGGAATTATAGGTCAGACTTTAGCAATGGAAGGAATGTTCTCTTTCTTTTTAGAATCCTCCTTTTTGGCACTATTTATTTTTGGTGAAAAGTTAATGGGTCAAAAACTACATTTTTTAACAGGTTTTTTAGTGTTTTTAGGTTCTTGGGCAAGTGGTTGGTTTATTTTAGCAACCAATGCTTGGATGCAACATCCTGTAGGTTATGAAATTTTAGAAAACGGAAAATTCGTATTAGAAAATTTCTCAGCACTGTTTAGTAATCCTTGGTTACTGCCCGCTTTTTTACATAATCAATTAGCGTCTGTGGTTACTTCTTCTTTTGTTGTCGCAAGTATTGGTGCTTTTTATATCCTAAGAAAAAAACAAGTAGAGTATGGGCAGTTGTTTTTAAAAACAGGTGTAATCTTCGGATTGGTTTCTAGTTTATTAGTTGCTTTTCCTACAGGAGATTGGAATGCTAAAAATGTTGCAAAATTTCAACCTGGAGCTTTTGCTGCGATGGAAGGAATTTTTGAAACAGAACACGCTGGAGCAGAAATTGTATTGATTGGTCAGCCAAATATGGTTGAGAAAAAGTTAGATAATAAGATTGCAGTTCCGAATATATTAAGTTTTTTAACCTATCAAGATTGGGATAAAAAGATTCCAGGAATGGATCAATTTAAAAAAGAAGAATTGCCAGATAATATTCCTGCGCTTTATTATTCTTATCATATTATGGTTGGTTTAGGTACCATATTTATAGGAGTAATGATGCTTGCTCTTTTCTTTTTATGGCGAAGAAAATTATATACATTGAAACCATTGCTTTGGGTAATTATGTTTTTAGTTCCGTTTCCTTATATCGCAAATCTTACAGGTTGGTATGTGGCAGAATTAGGTAGACAACCGTATTTAGTTTATGGTTTGTTAAAAACAAGCGATGGTATTTCGCCAACAGTTTCATCTGGTAATACATTATTTACTTTATTGGGTTTTGTTGCTTTATATATGTTATTAGGACTATTATTTTTAGTCTTAGTTGGTAAAACTATTAACGAAGGTCCAAAACATCAAAAACATTAA
- a CDS encoding peroxiredoxin, whose protein sequence is MDSQETTQQEVFTMPRIGDKAPQFTATTTQGEINFPSDYKGKWSILFSHPADFTPVCTSEFMTFANLEEKFNKANCSLIGLSIDGLYSHIAWLRTIKDKIKFNGMENVEVKFPLIEDISMNVAKRYGMVQPGESKTQAVRAVFFVDPNETVRAIIYYPLSLGRNFDELYRALIAMQTSDQFNVATPADWNPGDDVIVSPAGSCGVAEERMGNTDELECMDWFFCTKKLDKDLILDTILKK, encoded by the coding sequence ATGGATTCACAAGAAACAACACAACAAGAAGTTTTTACGATGCCAAGAATTGGTGATAAAGCTCCTCAATTTACGGCGACAACTACACAAGGAGAAATTAATTTTCCTTCAGATTATAAAGGAAAATGGTCTATCTTATTTAGTCATCCTGCAGATTTTACACCTGTTTGTACTTCAGAGTTTATGACGTTTGCAAATTTAGAAGAAAAATTTAATAAAGCAAATTGTAGCCTTATTGGTTTGTCTATTGATGGTTTGTATAGTCATATTGCTTGGTTAAGAACAATTAAGGATAAAATTAAATTCAACGGAATGGAAAACGTTGAGGTTAAGTTTCCATTGATAGAAGATATTTCTATGAATGTTGCTAAGAGATATGGTATGGTTCAGCCAGGAGAAAGCAAAACACAAGCAGTTAGAGCTGTCTTTTTTGTGGATCCTAATGAAACTGTTAGAGCAATTATTTATTACCCTTTAAGCTTAGGACGTAATTTTGATGAATTATACAGAGCTTTAATTGCAATGCAAACTTCAGATCAATTTAATGTTGCAACTCCTGCAGATTGGAATCCTGGTGACGATGTTATCGTTTCTCCAGCAGGATCTTGTGGTGTAGCAGAAGAAAGAATGGGTAATACTGATGAGTTAGAATGTATGGATTGGTTTTTCTGTACAAAGAAGCTTGATAAAGATTTAATCTTAGATACAATTCTTAAAAAATAA
- a CDS encoding TonB-dependent receptor domain-containing protein, which yields MKIFYGVLLCTLISATSYSQEKEKTKKDSIKQKTVKLDEVIVTGKLKKDPVFSASSNNYAKKIVQPKNVADLFNNINGFSVIKRGNYAIDPSFRGAQYEQLNIQYDGGTKAMHACPNRMDPVTTHIIPEEVSKIEIIKGPYTVRYGATFGGIINLVTQKPDYEDYGFHGKVSAGYESNGNSLVNLAELQYINEKFDIVANVGYRDFGDYKDGFGTTIPSSFKSSDYGIKLGYNFTKNQRLKIDWRQSFGRDVLHAALPMDTEYDNSSILSVDYKIENIGEVVKSISAKAYHSYVDHLMTNDNRPSFMMMEAASGVEATTIGGKIEMNWKPAKDVNLFSGIDVMNITRDGERTRLVKVMNGNVLTNPVTFNDKVWQDSYITDLGFFTEAKYNLNKNTILTAGIRYDNVTSDIQDPEADFAAMYDLEKRTEHTFSGTVSVKKELSNNYILEAAYGRGVRTANMIERFINHFNVGQDPYEYIGNPNLNAEVNNQFEIGIKGIEELKNGFNSFQFETSVYYSFFENYIVGIVDPTITRKFNPTASPTNVKVFQNLDEAYKTGFEAMTQVNFLDFYNFKSEFSYVYTKNNDLDESLPLTPPFTTKFTVGFEKEKLWANAQYNLVSKQDNISESYGETSTSGYQTLDLRFGGKPLKNVTLGLAVLNVFDKGYNSHLNFSFTNQANFGRTPVTEPGRNFSAFLQYKF from the coding sequence ATGAAAATATTTTATGGTGTGCTTTTATGTACGCTAATTTCTGCTACATCTTATAGTCAAGAAAAAGAAAAGACTAAAAAAGACAGTATTAAACAAAAAACAGTAAAACTTGATGAAGTTATCGTTACAGGTAAATTAAAAAAAGACCCTGTATTCAGCGCTTCTTCAAATAATTATGCTAAAAAAATTGTGCAACCGAAAAATGTTGCTGATCTTTTTAATAACATCAATGGTTTCTCTGTGATTAAAAGAGGAAATTACGCAATAGATCCTTCTTTTAGAGGTGCTCAATACGAGCAATTAAACATTCAATATGATGGTGGTACAAAAGCAATGCACGCGTGTCCGAACAGAATGGATCCAGTAACAACGCATATTATTCCTGAAGAAGTTTCTAAAATAGAAATTATAAAAGGTCCTTATACAGTTAGATATGGAGCAACTTTTGGCGGAATTATAAACTTAGTTACACAAAAACCAGATTATGAAGATTATGGTTTTCACGGAAAAGTTTCTGCTGGTTATGAAAGCAACGGAAATTCTTTGGTAAATTTAGCTGAATTGCAATATATCAATGAAAAATTTGATATTGTTGCCAATGTTGGTTACAGAGATTTTGGTGACTATAAAGATGGTTTTGGAACTACAATTCCTTCTTCTTTTAAAAGTTCTGATTATGGAATTAAATTAGGCTACAATTTTACTAAAAATCAACGTTTAAAAATTGATTGGAGACAATCTTTTGGGCGTGATGTTTTACACGCTGCTTTACCAATGGATACTGAGTATGATAACAGTAGCATCCTTTCTGTAGACTATAAAATTGAAAATATTGGAGAGGTTGTAAAATCTATTTCTGCAAAAGCATACCATAGTTATGTAGACCATTTAATGACTAATGATAACAGACCTTCTTTTATGATGATGGAAGCTGCATCTGGAGTTGAAGCAACTACAATTGGTGGTAAAATAGAAATGAATTGGAAACCAGCAAAAGACGTAAATCTTTTTTCTGGAATTGATGTAATGAATATTACAAGAGATGGAGAAAGAACAAGACTTGTAAAAGTGATGAATGGAAATGTGCTTACCAATCCTGTAACTTTTAACGACAAAGTTTGGCAAGATTCTTACATTACAGATCTTGGTTTTTTTACAGAAGCAAAGTATAATTTAAATAAAAACACGATACTAACAGCAGGAATCCGTTATGACAATGTAACGTCTGACATACAAGATCCTGAAGCAGATTTTGCTGCAATGTATGATTTAGAAAAACGTACAGAACATACTTTTAGCGGAACAGTTTCAGTAAAAAAAGAACTTTCAAATAATTATATTTTAGAAGCTGCTTATGGTCGTGGAGTTAGAACTGCCAATATGATAGAGCGTTTTATAAATCATTTTAATGTAGGTCAAGATCCTTATGAATATATTGGTAATCCTAATTTAAATGCAGAAGTAAATAATCAATTCGAAATAGGAATTAAAGGTATAGAAGAACTTAAAAATGGTTTTAATAGTTTTCAATTTGAAACTTCTGTTTACTATTCTTTCTTCGAGAATTATATTGTTGGTATTGTAGACCCAACTATTACAAGAAAATTCAATCCTACAGCATCACCAACCAATGTAAAAGTGTTTCAGAATTTAGATGAAGCATACAAAACAGGTTTTGAAGCAATGACACAAGTAAACTTTTTAGATTTTTATAATTTTAAATCTGAGTTTTCTTATGTGTACACAAAGAATAACGATTTAGATGAGTCTTTACCTTTAACACCACCTTTTACAACCAAATTTACGGTTGGTTTTGAAAAGGAAAAATTATGGGCAAACGCACAATATAATCTAGTTTCTAAACAAGATAATATTTCTGAAAGTTATGGTGAAACTTCTACAAGTGGTTACCAAACTTTAGACTTACGTTTTGGAGGAAAACCTCTTAAAAATGTAACTTTAGGTTTAGCGGTTTTAAATGTTTTTGATAAAGGTTATAACAGTCATTTAAACTTTTCATTTACAAACCAAGCAAATTTTGGAAGAACTCCTGTTACAGAACCAGGACGTAATTTCTCTGCTTTTTTACAGTATAAATTTTAA